One genomic window of Mucilaginibacter sp. SJ includes the following:
- a CDS encoding VOC family protein — protein sequence MNQPHVAGIAPFFIVRNVTTAISFYREKLGFDTVFQEPDHDPFFAIVQRGGAMIFLKSVNGDPLPNYKQAPDARWDAYVSVPDPDTLASEFILRGVNFTIPLQNTPDGLRGFELEDVDGYILFFGHPR from the coding sequence ATGAATCAGCCACATGTAGCCGGCATTGCTCCATTCTTCATTGTACGCAATGTCACAACGGCAATATCCTTTTATCGGGAGAAACTCGGCTTTGATACCGTTTTCCAGGAGCCGGATCACGATCCGTTTTTTGCTATTGTGCAGCGGGGTGGGGCAATGATCTTCCTGAAATCTGTAAACGGGGACCCGCTTCCGAACTACAAGCAAGCCCCGGACGCCCGGTGGGACGCCTATGTTAGTGTACCTGACCCGGATACGCTCGCCTCAGAGTTTATATTGCGCGGTGTTAATTTCACTATACCGCTACAAAATACTCCTGATGGCTTGCGCGGCTTTGAATTGGAAGACGTTGATGGTTATATTTTATTTTTCGGTCATCCCCGTTGA
- a CDS encoding YncE family protein: MKKVACTSGFKALILSRIKLLSLSFLWLPIVLAANKCQAQAQTTPKRSLLALSKSDHTLSIIDPVTLKVIAIAPVGSDPHEVIASADGKTAYVSIYGGGSLHELSVVDLVAQKAMPAIDTKPLIGPHGLTFAGGKVWFSAEGAKAVGRYDPATGKFDLAMGTGQNRTHMIYVTNDEKKVFTTNVSSATVSILEDSLMKPMGPPGGGAPPAGAATPPGFAPPARHDWVQTVIPVAKGSEGFDVSPDGHELWTAGADDGNISIIDIVAKKVTSTIDAKVAGANRLKFTPDGKRVLITSLRTGDLFIFDAVSHLELKRINTGHGAAGILVDDDGSRAFIGCTGDNYVAVIDLNKLEVTGHIEVRGADGLAWAVRR; encoded by the coding sequence ATGAAAAAAGTCGCATGTACCTCAGGCTTTAAAGCTTTAATATTAAGTCGGATCAAATTGCTCAGCTTGAGCTTTTTGTGGCTCCCAATAGTTTTAGCTGCAAACAAATGCCAAGCCCAAGCCCAGACCACGCCTAAGCGGTCATTGCTCGCGCTTTCCAAAAGTGATCATACCCTGTCAATCATCGACCCTGTTACGCTGAAGGTTATCGCGATTGCTCCGGTAGGTTCCGATCCTCATGAAGTTATAGCCTCTGCCGATGGAAAGACAGCTTATGTTTCCATCTACGGCGGCGGAAGTCTGCACGAATTAAGTGTGGTTGATCTCGTGGCACAAAAAGCCATGCCCGCTATAGATACTAAACCGCTAATAGGGCCGCACGGGCTAACATTTGCCGGGGGAAAAGTATGGTTCTCTGCGGAGGGTGCTAAAGCTGTTGGCCGTTACGACCCTGCTACCGGTAAGTTTGACTTGGCCATGGGAACGGGCCAGAACAGAACGCACATGATCTATGTAACCAACGATGAGAAAAAGGTGTTCACCACAAATGTTTCATCGGCTACTGTAAGTATTTTGGAGGACAGCCTGATGAAGCCAATGGGGCCTCCGGGCGGCGGAGCTCCTCCTGCTGGTGCGGCAACTCCGCCCGGGTTCGCGCCTCCGGCACGTCATGACTGGGTACAGACCGTTATCCCGGTGGCTAAAGGCTCCGAGGGTTTTGACGTATCGCCCGATGGCCATGAATTATGGACTGCAGGTGCTGATGACGGCAATATTTCAATCATCGATATCGTTGCCAAAAAGGTAACTTCTACAATTGATGCAAAGGTGGCGGGTGCCAACCGGCTTAAGTTCACGCCGGATGGTAAACGTGTTCTGATTACGAGCCTCCGCACTGGCGATCTGTTTATTTTTGATGCAGTGTCACATCTGGAGTTGAAACGTATAAATACAGGCCATGGTGCCGCTGGTATCCTGGTTGATGACGATGGATCGCGTGCATTTATCGGCTGTACCGGCGATAATTATGTGGCGGTGATCGATCTCAATAAATTAGAGGTGACCGGGCATATCGAGGTTCGTGGCGCTGATGGTTTGGCGTGGGCGGTTAGGCGTTAG
- a CDS encoding ligand-binding sensor domain-containing protein, translated as MLALLSPTKIRRVLFICLFIFILPSALFAQNLFLQKVEMCNITNYCMDCGDPKASCDQLAIDFVSARINNRYLLKEATGSITFQVLVDERGFSCVLSHNDASKSALTNELITYLNGCIWKPAKVDGKPVASSVNVIFRFISGGVYGQVQRMDLAEMKPPGDPTIYNKTVTYANPSLKNYDFTVWTKYNSPLVDNIGKSAAMDQSDLLWYATEKGMTRFEGTTFIPVNEYNSPFPSDANIKEVTIDRDNNKWVYYDNKIFMYGSGGWQLFDFKQFLAGGVNQVLNSRNGELLFTTQNGLVVKRKDKVVVINKKSMPEMPSSNVLFAYVDSQKRLWIGTSKGTIMIDKSVITSFNSLNNTPLKNASISGAVEDEKGNVYFSLVDCNKQTDENDSDKEGIAVLKFNGNWLHYNDKNSGMPANHVNTMLYDKFEHVLWLGTDESGIARFDLNNGWENYHNNNSPLPGFTIYQIVQDSKGVIYATTANGLLRIRKKAGA; from the coding sequence ATGCTGGCATTGTTATCCCCAACTAAAATCCGCAGAGTTTTATTTATCTGCCTGTTTATCTTTATTTTACCATCGGCCCTGTTTGCACAAAATCTTTTTTTGCAAAAGGTTGAGATGTGCAATATCACCAATTATTGCATGGACTGCGGCGATCCAAAGGCCAGTTGCGACCAGCTTGCCATTGATTTTGTTTCTGCGAGGATCAATAACCGTTATCTGCTAAAAGAAGCTACCGGTTCCATAACGTTCCAGGTTTTGGTGGATGAGCGGGGTTTTAGCTGTGTGCTTAGCCATAACGATGCAAGCAAAAGCGCCCTCACTAACGAGTTGATCACCTATCTGAACGGTTGCATCTGGAAGCCGGCCAAGGTAGATGGCAAACCGGTAGCCTCATCTGTAAATGTGATCTTTCGCTTTATAAGCGGCGGCGTTTACGGCCAGGTACAAAGGATGGATCTTGCCGAAATGAAACCGCCCGGCGACCCAACCATTTACAATAAAACCGTTACCTACGCCAATCCATCATTAAAAAACTACGACTTTACGGTATGGACAAAATATAACTCGCCCCTGGTTGATAACATCGGCAAATCAGCCGCTATGGATCAGTCGGATCTGTTATGGTATGCTACTGAAAAAGGGATGACCCGCTTTGAGGGAACAACGTTTATCCCGGTTAATGAATATAATTCGCCATTCCCGTCAGATGCCAACATAAAGGAAGTAACCATCGACAGGGATAATAACAAATGGGTTTATTACGATAATAAAATATTTATGTACGGCAGCGGCGGCTGGCAGCTGTTTGATTTTAAGCAGTTTTTGGCAGGCGGGGTTAACCAGGTGCTGAACAGCCGCAATGGCGAATTACTTTTCACCACCCAAAACGGTCTTGTTGTAAAAAGGAAAGATAAAGTAGTAGTGATAAACAAAAAATCGATGCCTGAAATGCCCTCGAGCAATGTGCTTTTTGCTTATGTAGATAGTCAGAAACGGCTTTGGATAGGTACGTCAAAAGGCACCATCATGATTGATAAAAGCGTTATCACCTCGTTTAACAGCCTTAACAACACTCCGCTGAAAAATGCCAGTATTTCGGGCGCGGTAGAGGATGAAAAAGGAAATGTTTACTTCTCACTGGTTGATTGTAATAAACAAACTGATGAAAATGATAGTGATAAAGAAGGTATAGCCGTACTAAAGTTTAATGGTAACTGGCTGCATTATAATGATAAAAACTCGGGCATGCCTGCTAACCATGTTAATACCATGTTGTATGATAAGTTTGAGCATGTTTTGTGGCTGGGTACAGACGAATCGGGCATCGCCCGGTTTGACTTGAATAATGGTTGGGAAAATTACCACAACAACAATTCGCCGCTGCCAGGTTTTACTATTTACCAGATAGTTCAGGATTCAAAAGGCGTTATTTACGCCACTACTGCCAATGGCTTGTTAAGGATCAGGAAAAAGGCAGGGGCTTAA
- a CDS encoding AAA family ATPase produces MVLEPFHELVLKFIENTNRPIFLTGKAGTGKTTFLRWIRANVTKNLAVVAPTAVAAINAGGVTIHSFFQVPFGPQVPVTDHNNQNTLLRQVSLEKSNILKCLDLLIIDEISMVRADTLDYIDTVLRQVKGSTRPFGGVQLLMIGDLFQLPPVYEKDWPVLRNFYKGPYFFDSLAFQKFPVLTFELTQVYRQKDPVFVEILNSIRNGYADSEMLDKLNAHYNPNLNANWLKDYVTLSTHNQLVNEINQQRLMELDGEAHTFKATVTGDFPKDAYPAEDELVLKVGAQVMFIKNDSSGKKQYYNGRTGRIMAMGPGNIRLTFLDDGSEFEVIPETWQNVKYALAEDEQKVNEQNNGSFSQYPLRLAWAITIHKSQGLTFEKAVIDVDAAFAFGQAYVALSRCRSLEGMILKSPVRPENIRTDPEIIGFMQNAAISMPDEQLLESTIRQIALEEMKDIFDFSMLTGAWKQLKTIMLAGGVKNSQLSENIDKTDQNWEAEIKTIGDRFIRKELGTLPDDQFIWNNTPFIGRLKNAANYFLPKLNVFTEAINGFYIAINNTNPPAEFYDSLNHLLVNLKAKTAAFVRLPIATSGRDVLSSVQEAGISYKPVYKNWNPKALPKEKEIVNPELYKQLLNWRKETSLERKIPEHTLVSENMLRDITAKLPRSLNQLSQLKSFGDAKATDLGEPILKMIRSYLGENDLFS; encoded by the coding sequence ATGGTGTTGGAGCCTTTTCATGAACTCGTCCTTAAATTTATTGAAAATACTAACAGGCCGATATTTTTAACAGGTAAGGCAGGTACCGGTAAAACCACTTTTCTTCGCTGGATCAGAGCAAACGTTACCAAAAACCTGGCAGTTGTAGCCCCTACCGCCGTGGCAGCTATTAATGCAGGCGGGGTAACTATTCATTCTTTTTTTCAGGTGCCTTTTGGGCCGCAGGTACCTGTAACCGATCATAACAACCAAAACACCCTGCTCAGACAGGTCAGCCTCGAAAAGTCAAACATATTAAAATGCCTCGATCTGCTCATTATTGATGAGATCAGTATGGTACGGGCCGATACCCTCGATTATATTGATACCGTATTACGCCAGGTTAAAGGATCGACGCGGCCTTTTGGCGGTGTACAGTTATTGATGATAGGCGATTTGTTTCAGCTCCCCCCGGTTTATGAAAAAGACTGGCCGGTACTCAGAAACTTTTACAAAGGGCCTTATTTTTTTGATAGTCTCGCATTTCAAAAATTCCCGGTGTTAACTTTTGAGCTTACACAGGTTTACCGCCAAAAAGACCCGGTGTTTGTGGAAATATTGAATAGCATCAGGAATGGCTATGCAGACAGCGAAATGCTTGACAAACTGAATGCGCATTATAACCCTAACCTGAATGCCAACTGGCTTAAAGATTATGTAACCCTATCAACCCATAACCAATTGGTTAACGAAATTAACCAGCAGCGCTTAATGGAGCTTGATGGTGAAGCCCACACTTTTAAAGCCACCGTAACCGGCGATTTTCCCAAAGATGCCTACCCGGCCGAAGATGAGCTTGTTTTGAAAGTTGGCGCACAGGTGATGTTCATTAAAAATGACAGCTCGGGTAAAAAGCAATATTATAATGGCCGCACGGGGCGTATCATGGCTATGGGCCCCGGCAACATCCGTTTAACCTTTCTTGATGATGGCTCTGAGTTTGAAGTAATCCCCGAAACCTGGCAAAATGTAAAATACGCCCTGGCCGAAGATGAGCAAAAGGTAAATGAACAGAACAATGGTTCGTTTAGTCAATATCCATTAAGGCTGGCCTGGGCAATCACCATCCATAAAAGCCAGGGGCTTACCTTTGAGAAAGCAGTTATTGATGTTGACGCCGCCTTTGCTTTCGGGCAGGCTTATGTTGCGCTAAGTCGTTGCCGTTCGCTTGAGGGCATGATCCTGAAATCGCCTGTACGCCCCGAAAATATCCGTACCGATCCGGAAATCATCGGCTTTATGCAAAATGCGGCCATCTCCATGCCTGATGAACAATTGCTTGAAAGCACTATTCGACAAATAGCGCTGGAAGAAATGAAAGACATCTTTGATTTTTCGATGCTTACAGGTGCGTGGAAACAGCTTAAAACCATCATGCTTGCCGGCGGAGTTAAAAACAGCCAATTATCCGAAAACATCGATAAAACTGATCAAAACTGGGAAGCTGAAATTAAAACTATTGGAGACCGTTTTATCAGGAAGGAACTGGGCACTTTACCTGATGACCAATTTATCTGGAACAACACGCCATTTATAGGCAGACTAAAAAATGCCGCCAATTATTTTCTGCCTAAATTAAATGTTTTTACAGAAGCCATTAACGGTTTTTATATTGCCATCAATAATACTAATCCACCTGCCGAGTTTTACGACAGCTTAAATCACTTATTAGTTAACCTGAAGGCAAAAACGGCAGCATTTGTACGCCTGCCCATTGCCACATCGGGCAGGGATGTTTTATCATCGGTACAGGAGGCCGGGATAAGTTACAAACCGGTATATAAAAACTGGAACCCTAAAGCGTTGCCAAAGGAGAAGGAAATTGTTAATCCCGAATTATACAAGCAATTACTTAATTGGCGTAAAGAAACCAGCCTCGAACGTAAAATCCCCGAACATACGCTGGTGTCTGAAAACATGCTACGCGATATCACTGCTAAGCTACCACGGTCATTAAACCAGCTTTCGCAGTTAAAAAGTTTTGGTGATGCAAAAGCAACAGACCTGGGCGAACCCATTTTAAAAATGATCAGGAGTTATTTAGGCGAAAACGACTTATTTTCCTAA
- a CDS encoding DUF6965 family protein translates to MSYEELSEYFSNVTLPQELRLDRATTQLHVADFVKQLLKNMKNYPDNWRHQYQLMRIKNALENPYNGPEIPRF, encoded by the coding sequence ATGAGCTACGAAGAATTGAGTGAATACTTTAGTAATGTTACGTTACCCCAGGAATTAAGGCTTGACCGCGCTACAACTCAGCTCCATGTTGCCGATTTTGTTAAGCAATTATTGAAAAACATGAAAAACTATCCTGATAATTGGCGTCACCAATACCAGTTAATGAGGATCAAGAATGCCCTCGAAAATCCATATAACGGCCCGGAAATTCCAAGGTTTTAG
- a CDS encoding DUF6268 family outer membrane beta-barrel protein, with translation MKKCFFLLTGLLLPVLSYCQSPDTAKHKKFLTTSPFLGGVNVTDIVTPVKVNNNTITTQQPIVDIGVPVYKDFSSVNSVLVKTGVRYRGLFLSNEEKIGENAFHSVTVPLLLNYSLSRAKTISFIGLATAGSDFKRGIEANDILYTLGVRIGFRSSKSFKWGVTLVYTRNYSGQFLLPLPDFDWTINDNWNFTAVLPSRASLKRRLSSSQSLGVTMAIDGSMYRLNTNEQPQYLHLRQNSAGLLYDFTLGRRWKFTAVAGHTFMQRLETFNMDQKVPFEGFAKLNDRVANISYKQNSFIFQGGLSYQF, from the coding sequence ATGAAAAAATGCTTTTTTCTTCTGACAGGACTTTTATTGCCTGTACTTTCCTACTGCCAAAGCCCGGATACCGCAAAACATAAAAAGTTTTTAACCACCTCCCCCTTCCTCGGCGGTGTTAACGTAACCGACATTGTTACCCCTGTTAAAGTAAACAACAACACCATAACCACGCAGCAGCCAATTGTAGATATTGGCGTTCCCGTTTATAAGGACTTTTCTTCTGTAAACTCAGTTTTGGTAAAAACCGGCGTCCGTTACCGGGGCTTGTTCCTGTCAAACGAGGAAAAAATCGGAGAAAATGCTTTTCATTCAGTCACCGTTCCCCTATTGCTCAATTATTCGCTTTCGCGCGCCAAAACAATTTCATTTATAGGTTTAGCCACTGCCGGTTCAGATTTTAAACGCGGCATTGAGGCCAACGATATCTTATACACACTTGGTGTACGTATCGGGTTCCGTTCAAGTAAATCTTTTAAATGGGGTGTAACACTGGTGTATACCCGTAACTATTCGGGGCAGTTTTTGTTACCCCTTCCTGATTTTGACTGGACTATTAATGATAACTGGAATTTTACCGCTGTTTTACCTTCAAGGGCATCCTTAAAACGCAGGCTTTCAAGCTCGCAGTCGTTAGGTGTAACTATGGCAATTGATGGAAGTATGTACCGCCTTAACACTAATGAGCAACCACAGTACCTGCATTTACGCCAAAACAGCGCAGGGCTTCTCTATGACTTCACATTAGGCAGAAGGTGGAAATTCACCGCGGTGGCCGGCCACACCTTTATGCAGAGGCTGGAAACATTCAATATGGATCAGAAAGTGCCGTTTGAAGGGTTCGCGAAACTTAATGACCGTGTAGCGAATATCTCCTATAAGCAAAATTCATTCATATTTCAGGGCGGGCTTAGTTACCAGTTTTGA
- a CDS encoding SRPBCC family protein: MKVEKSKSAEAQMLIRKPVAEVFNAFIDPYVTTQFWFTQSTGKLETGKQVIWSWEMYGVSSVVVPIVIKENELITVEWGSPATTVDFNFKPMGVDATYVEIQNYGFNQTGDELIAAIKDSTGGFTTVLDGLKAWLEYGIHLNLVEDKFPQGK; this comes from the coding sequence ATGAAAGTTGAAAAATCAAAGAGCGCCGAAGCGCAAATGCTGATTCGCAAGCCTGTTGCTGAAGTGTTTAACGCTTTTATTGATCCGTATGTTACCACGCAATTTTGGTTTACACAATCAACAGGTAAACTGGAAACCGGAAAACAAGTTATCTGGTCATGGGAAATGTATGGTGTATCATCGGTAGTGGTTCCGATAGTTATTAAAGAAAACGAATTGATCACCGTTGAATGGGGATCGCCTGCTACAACTGTTGATTTTAATTTTAAACCTATGGGCGTGGATGCTACCTATGTAGAGATTCAGAATTATGGGTTCAATCAAACGGGAGATGAATTAATTGCTGCTATCAAAGATTCTACAGGAGGTTTCACAACGGTATTAGATGGATTGAAAGCCTGGCTGGAGTACGGGATCCATTTAAATTTGGTGGAAGATAAATTCCCGCAAGGAAAGTAA
- a CDS encoding SDR family NAD(P)-dependent oxidoreductase has protein sequence MILQNKNAVIYGAGGSLGGAVSKALAAAGAHVFLTGPNPGSIKKIAGEIIASGGLADTAIVDAFDEKAIDQHLQQMVSRAGTVDISFNAVGVDVVQNVPLTEISAEDFVKPITLTMQTRFMTAIAAVKVMMKQKSGVILSLTATPGGIGYPHTGGFGPACSGVESFSRTLASELGVYGIRVVNIRSGGSPDSRVFKNAIDTMPDVMDPILKKMEADTMLKKLPLMADIANTAVFLASDLAGQITGVTIDVTGGTTAALNYKVNRLD, from the coding sequence ATGATACTCCAAAATAAAAACGCGGTAATTTACGGTGCAGGCGGTTCATTAGGCGGTGCTGTTTCAAAGGCACTGGCGGCCGCCGGGGCACACGTATTTTTAACCGGGCCTAATCCCGGGTCAATTAAAAAAATAGCCGGTGAAATTATTGCTTCAGGGGGCCTTGCTGACACAGCAATTGTAGATGCATTTGATGAAAAAGCAATTGATCAGCATTTACAGCAAATGGTAAGCAGAGCAGGAACAGTTGATATTTCATTTAACGCCGTTGGAGTTGATGTGGTGCAGAATGTACCGCTTACCGAAATATCGGCCGAAGATTTTGTAAAGCCGATTACTCTTACGATGCAAACCCGCTTCATGACGGCCATTGCAGCTGTCAAGGTGATGATGAAACAAAAATCGGGCGTAATTTTATCGCTTACAGCTACGCCGGGAGGTATCGGCTATCCTCATACAGGTGGCTTTGGTCCGGCTTGCAGCGGTGTTGAAAGCTTTTCGCGCACACTGGCATCCGAACTGGGTGTTTACGGCATCCGCGTGGTTAATATCCGATCGGGAGGCTCGCCCGATTCGCGCGTGTTTAAAAATGCCATTGACACCATGCCCGATGTTATGGATCCTATCCTTAAAAAAATGGAAGCTGATACCATGCTCAAAAAATTACCCTTAATGGCCGATATTGCCAATACCGCGGTTTTCCTGGCATCAGATCTGGCTGGCCAGATTACAGGCGTTACTATTGACGTAACCGGAGGCACAACTGCAGCATTGAATTACAAGGTAAACAGGCTTGATTGA
- a CDS encoding MarR family winged helix-turn-helix transcriptional regulator, whose product MDKNNGNPLPPYMIAQIGAASNRLRRECDKVFRDQGFPLELDQLQVLLSLYYSGPASQQEICYGLQRDKASVNRTISFLLKNDMVKVEQDISDKRKTRVELTGYGQELSVQADAVLEKFDTALAAKFTEGEKKQFDNLMKKLISIVTPM is encoded by the coding sequence ATGGATAAGAATAATGGCAACCCTTTGCCACCTTATATGATCGCTCAGATTGGGGCGGCTTCAAATAGGTTACGCCGGGAATGTGATAAAGTTTTCCGCGACCAGGGTTTCCCCCTGGAATTGGATCAGCTGCAGGTCCTGCTAAGCCTTTATTACTCCGGCCCGGCATCTCAACAGGAAATCTGTTATGGTTTGCAACGGGATAAAGCATCGGTTAACAGAACCATATCCTTTTTGCTTAAAAACGATATGGTGAAGGTAGAACAGGACATCAGCGATAAACGAAAAACCCGTGTAGAGTTAACCGGCTATGGTCAAGAACTCTCCGTTCAGGCCGATGCTGTGCTTGAAAAATTTGATACAGCTTTGGCTGCAAAGTTTACCGAGGGAGAGAAAAAACAGTTCGACAACCTCATGAAAAAACTAATTTCAATAGTTACCCCCATGTAA